The Prionailurus bengalensis isolate Pbe53 chromosome A3, Fcat_Pben_1.1_paternal_pri, whole genome shotgun sequence genome includes a window with the following:
- the YPEL5 gene encoding protein yippee-like 5, whose translation MGRIFLDHIGGTRLFSCANCDTILTNRSELISTRFTGATGRAFLFNKVVNLQYSEVQDRVMLTGRHMVRDVSCKNCNSKLGWIYEFATEDSQRYKEGRVILERALVRESEGFEEHVPSDNS comes from the exons atgggcagaatttTCCTTGATCACATTGGTGGTACCCGTCTGTTTTCTTGTGCAAACTGCGATACAATCCTGACCAACCGCTCAGAACTCATCTCTACTCGGTTCACAGGCGCCACTGGCagagcatttctttttaacaag GTAGTTAACCTGCAGTACAGTGAAGTTCAAGACCGGGTCATGCTCACTGGCCGCCACATGGTTCGAGACGTGAGCTGCAAGAACTGCAATAGCAAACTGGGATGGATCTATGAGTTTGCCACTGAAGACAGCCAGCGCTATAAGGAGGGCCGTGTGATCCTGGAGCGCGCTCTAGTGCGAGAGAGCGAGGGCTTTGAGGAGCATGTACCATCCGATAACTCTTGA